One Streptomyces sp. NBC_01217 genomic region harbors:
- a CDS encoding VOC family protein, translating to MPATGPDFISLQARDLDASQAFYEQYLGLVRSQAGPPHAVVFETKPIAFALRDVVPGTDLASVAQPGIGAAIWLHATDVQAIHDALVADGHTIVSAPIDGPFGRTFTFADPDGYHVTLHDRT from the coding sequence ATGCCCGCCACCGGCCCCGACTTCATCTCGCTCCAAGCGCGCGACCTCGACGCTTCACAGGCGTTCTACGAGCAGTACCTGGGCCTCGTCCGCTCGCAGGCCGGACCTCCGCACGCCGTCGTCTTCGAGACGAAGCCGATCGCGTTCGCACTCCGCGACGTCGTTCCCGGCACCGATCTCGCATCCGTTGCTCAGCCCGGCATCGGTGCCGCGATCTGGCTCCACGCCACAGACGTCCAGGCCATTCACGATGCTCTCGTCGCCGACGGTCACACCATCGTCTCCGCACCGATCGACGGCCCCTTCGGCCGGACATTCACCTTCGCCGACCCCGACGGCTACCACGTCACTCTCCACGACCGCACCTGA
- a CDS encoding VOC family protein — protein MATRLVQINMKAHDDSALGRFWAEVLGWGVDSEGPGVTNLEPVGFAYPDPVAVCIDIVARPEPKTVKNRVHLDLATTSAVHQAELVARLKDLGATLADVGQGDVPWTVMADPEGNEFCVLEPRPIYRDTGPIAAVVVDCTDPRGMARFWGEAMDWTLHEVTDDHATMRSAKGVGPYLEFLRTPDTKSGWNRVHLDVCPYPGDDLAAEAARLRALGATDPDIDQSAISWTVLADPEGNEFCLLTPR, from the coding sequence ATGGCAACACGACTTGTGCAGATCAACATGAAGGCCCATGACGATTCCGCGCTCGGCCGGTTCTGGGCGGAGGTACTCGGTTGGGGTGTCGACAGCGAGGGACCCGGCGTGACCAACCTCGAACCTGTGGGCTTCGCCTACCCCGACCCCGTGGCCGTTTGCATCGACATCGTCGCCCGGCCGGAACCCAAAACGGTCAAGAACCGCGTGCACCTTGATCTGGCCACCACCTCGGCTGTCCATCAAGCGGAGTTGGTCGCGCGCTTGAAGGATCTCGGCGCGACGCTCGCCGACGTGGGGCAGGGCGACGTCCCCTGGACGGTCATGGCCGACCCGGAGGGCAACGAGTTCTGCGTCCTGGAGCCCCGTCCGATCTACCGGGACACCGGGCCGATCGCCGCGGTGGTGGTCGACTGCACCGACCCACGAGGAATGGCCCGGTTCTGGGGCGAGGCGATGGACTGGACGCTGCACGAGGTCACCGACGACCATGCGACCATGCGCTCCGCCAAAGGCGTCGGGCCCTACCTGGAGTTCCTCCGCACTCCCGACACCAAGAGCGGGTGGAACCGCGTCCACCTCGACGTCTGCCCCTACCCCGGTGACGACCTGGCCGCAGAGGCAGCCCGACTGCGCGCCCTGGGCGCCACCGACCCTGATATTGATCAGTCCGCAATCTCCTGGACGGTTCTGGCCGACCCGGAAGGCAACGAGTTCTGCCTCCTCACGCCTCGCTGA
- a CDS encoding MarR family winged helix-turn-helix transcriptional regulator: MSQNGVGVDLDKSLGYLLKEASSALRAAMEEVLRPLGMSVTHYSCLELLAQRPGLSNSELARGAFVTRQSMNVLLQTLEREGYVTRPAEAPVGKVLPARLTPSGRRSLAKATVAVRSVEVRMLAGMTETEQSGAFRILQSMIRSLRDGNDGP, translated from the coding sequence ATGAGTCAAAACGGTGTCGGCGTCGACCTGGATAAATCACTGGGCTACCTGCTGAAAGAGGCTTCGAGCGCCCTGCGCGCAGCCATGGAGGAGGTGCTGCGGCCGCTCGGGATGAGCGTGACGCACTACTCCTGCCTCGAACTGCTGGCTCAACGACCGGGCTTGTCGAACTCCGAGCTCGCGCGGGGCGCGTTCGTGACACGGCAGTCGATGAACGTGCTGCTCCAGACCCTGGAACGAGAGGGCTACGTGACCAGGCCTGCGGAGGCACCCGTCGGGAAGGTTCTTCCCGCGCGGCTCACGCCTAGCGGCCGACGGAGCCTGGCGAAGGCGACCGTAGCGGTCCGGTCCGTCGAGGTCAGAATGCTGGCCGGCATGACCGAGACCGAGCAGTCGGGCGCGTTCCGGATCCTGCAGAGCATGATCCGTTCCCTGCGCGATGGCAACGACGGTCCATAG
- a CDS encoding MepB family protein, which yields MATNREYSSDLHPTGFTPWPDDAPAHSDLLAAKALVYDPCGFTCSQPVPEAESAAYAAHAFTLDGLSIRFRAARTTPTKVGQFVTVWKRSPGGPIQPFDATDPVDLFVISTRDRHHLGQFVIPMDALHRHGVVSANGSGGKRALRVYPPWVTTTNRQAGMAQAWQLDYFLHLPQDGSIDSACAQELYHP from the coding sequence ATGGCGACGAACCGCGAGTACTCATCCGATCTCCACCCCACCGGATTCACACCGTGGCCAGACGACGCCCCGGCCCACAGTGATCTCCTTGCGGCGAAAGCCCTCGTCTACGACCCCTGCGGGTTCACCTGCTCGCAGCCGGTCCCCGAAGCCGAGAGTGCCGCGTACGCCGCCCACGCATTCACCCTTGACGGACTCTCCATCCGATTCCGCGCAGCCAGGACGACCCCCACCAAGGTCGGCCAGTTCGTCACCGTATGGAAGAGGTCCCCGGGCGGGCCCATCCAGCCCTTCGACGCCACGGACCCCGTCGACCTCTTCGTCATCAGCACCCGCGACCGGCACCACCTCGGCCAGTTCGTCATTCCCATGGACGCGCTCCACCGGCACGGTGTCGTGTCGGCAAACGGTTCCGGTGGAAAACGAGCCCTCCGCGTCTACCCGCCCTGGGTAACCACCACCAACCGCCAAGCCGGCATGGCGCAGGCGTGGCAACTGGACTACTTCCTGCACCTGCCCCAGGACGGGTCCATCGACTCCGCCTGTGCCCAAGAGCTCTACCACCCGTAG
- a CDS encoding ATP-binding protein, translating into MRRCCGDTGLPARWIRCSAGRLSDELTRLGRIPLIVVDEVGYIPFEPEAANLFFQFISGRYERASVIVTSNKPFGRWGEVFGDDTVAAAMIDRLVHHAEVTSLKGDSYRMRGRDLGRVPAASTGE; encoded by the coding sequence GTGAGGCGGTGCTGTGGCGATACCGGGTTACCGGCGAGGTGGATCCGGTGCTCGGCAGGGCGGCTCAGCGACGAGCTCACCCGTCTCGGCCGGATCCCGCTGATCGTGGTCGACGAGGTCGGCTACATTCCGTTCGAACCCGAGGCCGCGAACCTGTTCTTCCAGTTCATCTCAGGAAGATACGAACGCGCGTCCGTGATCGTCACCAGCAACAAGCCCTTCGGCCGCTGGGGCGAGGTCTTCGGCGACGACACCGTCGCCGCCGCGATGATCGACCGACTCGTCCACCATGCCGAAGTGACCTCCCTCAAGGGCGACAGCTACCGGATGCGCGGACGCGACCTCGGACGGGTTCCAGCAGCCAGCACCGGGGAATGA
- a CDS encoding IS110 family transposase, with translation MDEPREELQDESVARVAAIDIAKNSGVVCMRLPNDAREGRRTQRVWTVAATTNAILELGDHLVCQGVELVVMEATGAYWRPFYYLLEGRGLRCWLVNARQVKNVPGRPKTDKLDSVWLAKLAERGMIRPSFVPSKPVRHLRDFTRTRTVFVHERTRHKQRVDKVLQDAQIKLSSVATDSLGVSGRAMMEALIAGERSPRALAGLAQGRLTAKHDALVEALTGQFEEHHARLLRILLATVDHLTAQITALDQEIAATLAALPDPRSSMSAPSPPGGASFGAGLLARLDEIPGVGPTSARVILAEIGPDMSVFPTPAHLASWAKLCPRTIQSGAKSTTGPAGKGNAWLKGALGEAASAAARTDTFLGARYRRLVKRRGHAKALVAVARSILVIVWHLIDDPEARYQELGPDWHQRHLNPQRKTRDLVRQLEHLGHQVTLAPTSTA, from the coding sequence GTGGACGAGCCGCGCGAGGAACTGCAGGACGAGTCGGTGGCCCGAGTGGCCGCGATCGACATTGCCAAGAACAGCGGCGTGGTGTGCATGCGGCTGCCAAACGACGCCCGCGAGGGAAGGCGCACTCAACGGGTGTGGACCGTCGCAGCGACCACCAACGCGATCCTGGAGCTCGGCGACCACCTGGTCTGTCAGGGCGTCGAGTTGGTGGTGATGGAGGCGACCGGGGCCTACTGGCGCCCCTTCTACTATCTGCTTGAGGGCCGGGGACTGCGGTGCTGGCTGGTGAACGCGCGCCAGGTCAAGAACGTCCCGGGCCGGCCGAAGACCGACAAGCTGGACTCGGTTTGGCTGGCCAAGCTCGCCGAGCGCGGCATGATCCGCCCCTCCTTCGTGCCGTCCAAGCCGGTGCGGCACCTGCGGGACTTCACCCGCACCCGCACCGTCTTCGTTCACGAGCGCACCCGCCACAAGCAGCGCGTCGACAAGGTCCTGCAGGATGCGCAGATCAAACTCTCGTCGGTGGCCACCGACTCACTCGGCGTCTCGGGACGGGCCATGATGGAGGCGCTGATCGCGGGAGAACGCAGCCCCCGGGCCCTGGCCGGCCTCGCTCAAGGACGGCTGACCGCCAAACACGACGCCCTGGTGGAGGCCCTGACCGGGCAGTTCGAAGAGCATCACGCCCGGCTGCTGAGGATCCTGCTGGCCACGGTCGACCACCTCACCGCGCAGATCACCGCACTCGACCAGGAGATCGCCGCGACGCTGGCGGCCCTGCCCGACCCCCGCAGTAGCATGTCGGCCCCTTCGCCGCCCGGCGGCGCGTCGTTCGGCGCCGGGCTGCTGGCCCGCCTGGACGAGATCCCTGGGGTCGGCCCGACCTCGGCGCGAGTCATCCTGGCCGAGATCGGTCCCGACATGAGCGTCTTCCCCACACCCGCTCATCTCGCCTCGTGGGCCAAGCTGTGCCCCCGCACCATCCAGTCCGGCGCCAAGAGCACCACCGGGCCCGCCGGCAAGGGGAACGCATGGCTCAAGGGCGCCCTGGGCGAAGCGGCCAGCGCCGCCGCCCGGACCGATACCTTTCTCGGTGCCCGATACCGGCGGCTGGTCAAACGGCGAGGCCACGCCAAGGCCCTGGTCGCGGTCGCACGATCCATCCTCGTCATCGTCTGGCACCTGATCGACGACCCAGAGGCCCGGTATCAGGAACTCGGCCCGGACTGGCACCAGCGACATCTCAATCCTCAGCGCAAGACCCGCGACCTCGTCCGGCAGCTCGAACACCTCGGCCACCAAGTCACCCTCGCCCCCACCAGCACGGCCTGA
- a CDS encoding M15 family metallopeptidase: protein MPEIVLMSDPKIAAIPARDCDEPLFDVRRHDPFPVDTREQDDSGAFAHLREGVLSRLIDARKLLPDGIRLLFVEGYRPPALQRFYFERYAERLRNDNPGWSSEQVRAAASRFVSPPEIAPHSAGAAVDLTLVTADDKELDMGTPMDASPEVSKGACYTAACNIGSEARRNRQILTEALTGVGLVNYPTEWWHWSYGDRYWALATGADNAIYGPRELG from the coding sequence ATGCCCGAAATCGTGTTGATGTCAGATCCGAAGATCGCAGCCATACCGGCGAGGGACTGCGACGAACCGCTCTTTGATGTCCGACGTCACGACCCCTTCCCCGTCGACACTCGCGAGCAAGACGATTCCGGGGCCTTCGCACACCTGCGCGAGGGGGTCTTGAGTCGCCTTATCGATGCGCGGAAGCTTCTGCCAGACGGCATCCGGTTACTGTTCGTCGAGGGGTACCGGCCGCCTGCGCTGCAACGTTTCTACTTCGAGCGGTACGCCGAAAGGCTCCGCAATGACAACCCCGGCTGGTCTTCGGAGCAGGTACGTGCGGCCGCCAGCCGGTTCGTGTCTCCCCCGGAAATCGCCCCGCACAGCGCCGGCGCTGCCGTCGATCTGACTCTCGTCACCGCCGATGACAAGGAGCTCGACATGGGAACGCCGATGGATGCCAGCCCGGAAGTGAGTAAGGGCGCCTGCTACACCGCCGCATGCAACATCGGTTCGGAGGCGCGTCGCAACCGGCAGATCCTCACTGAGGCCCTGACTGGGGTGGGCCTGGTCAACTATCCGACCGAGTGGTGGCACTGGTCCTATGGCGATCGCTACTGGGCACTTGCCACCGGCGCCGACAACGCCATCTACGGGCCACGGGAGCTTGGCTGA